The following proteins are co-located in the Chloroflexota bacterium genome:
- a CDS encoding MFS transporter, translating into MVGRPVVRRHRDVLDGHLQHRDDRPFYAYPIGLRSLRSGRYLCLLHEAASIAVVVAPAVGRRLDRSGPRALLCIATVFGAAGFFLVALAHSTWLLSIGFAISSLGASIVFSGLGLAILAAWFKKKRGLAIAMFNASGGIGRALSSAVSFGWKERTVGGLQPL; encoded by the coding sequence CTGGTGGGTCGCCCAGTCGTTAGGCGGCATCGCGATGTACTGGACGGGCACCTTCAGCACCGGGATGACCGCCCTTTTTACGCCTATCCAATCGGCCTTCGGTCTCTCCGCAGCGGCCGTTACCTTTGCCTTCTCCATGAAGCAGCCTCTATAGCGGTAGTCGTCGCCCCCGCTGTGGGCCGGCGGCTGGATCGCAGCGGCCCAAGGGCGCTTCTCTGTATCGCCACGGTCTTCGGTGCCGCCGGCTTTTTCTTGGTGGCTCTGGCCCATTCCACCTGGCTTCTCTCCATCGGCTTCGCCATTTCCTCTTTAGGTGCATCCATCGTCTTCTCCGGCCTCGGACTTGCGATCCTTGCCGCCTGGTTCAAGAAGAAGCGCGGCCTGGCCATCGCGATGTTCAATGCCAGCGGCGGGATAGGCCGTGCTTTATCGTCCGCGGTGTCGTTTGGCTGGAAGGAGCGTACGGTTGGCGGACTACAGCCCTTGTGA
- a CDS encoding class I SAM-dependent methyltransferase, whose protein sequence is MSSWFHLLTPPAEYAEEVEIYLPLLKRPGFPKRPTLLELGSGGGNNASHLKRHFRMTLSDLSREMLAVSRTLNPECEHVQGDMRTLRLGRTFDAVFVHDAVEYMTTEIDLRAAMETAFLHCKPGGIALFTPDHMKETFKPSTDHGGSDDGMRGLRYPEWTYDPDPADTVCTVEFACLLRDERGKIRVEHERHLFGLFPERTWMRLLHQVGFQSRALTDRYGRRLFLAVRPKPEP, encoded by the coding sequence ATGAGCTCTTGGTTCCATCTTCTAACGCCTCCGGCGGAGTACGCGGAGGAGGTGGAGATCTATCTTCCACTGCTCAAGCGCCCAGGCTTTCCTAAGCGCCCCACCTTGCTTGAGCTCGGCTCGGGCGGCGGCAACAATGCAAGCCACCTTAAGCGGCACTTCAGGATGACGCTCTCTGACCTCTCGCGGGAGATGCTGGCCGTCAGCCGCACGTTGAACCCCGAATGCGAACATGTGCAAGGAGATATGCGCACCCTTCGCCTTGGGCGCACCTTTGATGCCGTCTTTGTTCATGACGCCGTTGAATATATGACCACAGAAATAGACCTGCGTGCTGCGATGGAGACCGCCTTCCTCCACTGCAAGCCAGGCGGTATCGCTCTTTTTACGCCCGATCACATGAAAGAGACGTTCAAGCCCTCCACGGACCACGGCGGTAGCGATGATGGTATGCGCGGCCTGCGCTACCCGGAATGGACATATGACCCAGACCCAGCAGACACCGTTTGCACCGTCGAATTTGCCTGCCTTCTGCGAGACGAAAGGGGCAAGATCCGCGTGGAGCATGAACGGCATCTCTTTGGGCTCTTTCCTGAGCGCACCTGGATGAGGCTCCTTCACCAGGTTGGCTTTCAATCCAGAGCGCTGACAGACAGATACGGCCGCAGGCTCTTTCTCGCGGTGCGGCCTAAGCCGGAACCCTGA
- a CDS encoding acetyl-CoA acetyltransferase, producing MGSIKDKVAIIGMGCSKFGERWDSSPEDMIIEAVYEAYDDAGIKPDDIEAAWVGTLRSGEAGGIIADALKLKNIPVTRVENWCSSGHEALRNAAFGVASGMYDIALAVGYEKLKDTGFGGLGVGRGTNPVLQARATAPTYFSFIANRYFHHYGISEEEGKKLLAQIAVKNHHNGSLSPKAHFQKPVTMEQVLKAPIIAWPLGLFDCCPTTDGAACAIICRADIARKFRQDPIYVKGIGFSVDSMLPMIRPGFDYLGFGANRSAAKQAYEQVGIANPRKEIDLAVVHDCFTITEMVIYEDLGFTKPGHGPEEVRAGTFTLEGELPVNTDGGLKAFGHPVGASGLRTAYEIYKQLQGKAGPRQVKDAELGLCHTLGGPPQVSCVAILGNAAPTPTISSSVATTGKGK from the coding sequence ATGGGAAGCATCAAGGACAAAGTCGCGATAATCGGCATGGGCTGCAGCAAGTTCGGCGAGCGCTGGGATAGCAGCCCGGAAGATATGATTATTGAGGCCGTCTATGAGGCCTACGACGACGCTGGCATCAAGCCGGATGATATCGAAGCCGCCTGGGTCGGCACCCTGCGTTCCGGCGAGGCGGGCGGCATCATCGCCGATGCCCTCAAGCTCAAGAACATCCCGGTGACTCGCGTGGAGAACTGGTGCTCCTCCGGTCACGAAGCCCTACGCAACGCTGCCTTCGGCGTAGCCTCCGGCATGTATGACATCGCCCTGGCCGTGGGCTATGAGAAACTCAAGGATACCGGATTCGGCGGCTTGGGCGTCGGCCGCGGCACCAACCCTGTCCTTCAGGCCCGCGCCACTGCGCCCACCTACTTCTCCTTCATCGCCAACCGCTACTTCCACCACTACGGCATCTCCGAGGAAGAGGGCAAAAAGCTCCTGGCCCAGATCGCGGTGAAGAACCACCATAACGGCTCCCTTTCGCCAAAGGCCCACTTCCAAAAGCCGGTGACCATGGAGCAGGTCCTCAAGGCCCCTATCATCGCCTGGCCTCTGGGCCTCTTCGATTGCTGCCCCACCACCGATGGCGCCGCCTGCGCCATCATCTGCCGCGCCGATATCGCGCGGAAGTTCCGCCAGGACCCCATCTACGTCAAGGGCATCGGCTTCTCCGTGGACTCCATGCTCCCCATGATCCGCCCCGGCTTCGATTACCTGGGCTTCGGTGCCAACCGCAGCGCCGCCAAGCAGGCCTATGAGCAAGTGGGCATCGCCAACCCGCGCAAGGAGATTGACCTGGCCGTCGTCCATGACTGCTTCACCATTACGGAGATGGTCATCTATGAAGACCTGGGCTTCACCAAGCCCGGCCACGGGCCGGAAGAGGTTCGCGCAGGCACCTTCACGCTGGAAGGCGAGCTGCCCGTGAATACGGATGGCGGCCTCAAGGCTTTCGGCCACCCCGTGGGCGCCAGCGGCCTCCGCACGGCCTACGAAATCTATAAGCAGCTCCAGGGCAAAGCTGGCCCCCGCCAGGTGAAAGATGCCGAGCTCGGCCTCTGCCACACCCTGGGTGGCCCTCCGCAGGTCTCCTGCGTCGCCATCCTGGGCAACGCCGCGCCCACGCCCACCATCAGCTCCTCAGTAGCTACCACCGGCAAGGGCAAGTAG
- a CDS encoding 3-hydroxy-3-methylglutaryl CoA synthase produces MSGITAIGAYIPWYRLPRQAFAQAWGSGGGAGERAVANHDEDTMTLAVNAVVDLLNASGREGIDAIYFASTTASYREKMSASLIAAAADFPATVRTADFGNSIRSGANALMAALDAVNAGSARSVLVVASDMRRGYPKSDQESTFGDAAAAFLIGKTNVAVEIVGHVSLSNEVADVWRRDADSFVRTWEDRFVVQHGYEEWTKKAVKALLDKTKVAPSQITKAVVYTPDARSHQGMVRTLGFDPAKQAQDPMIGTVGNTGAAHALLMLVAALEEAKNGDKILVASYGDGADAFLLQVHATPKKAKAVSGHLKYKKTLPSYDKMLAFRGILQTNPEQPLRVEPWAASTTSWRDQAETLRLHGSKCNKCGTVHHPIQKICYTCRAKDDFTEVRLYDKPGDIYSFTRDNLAGGLEPPTVNCVVESDEGKCRIFTMGTDLDAMSAKVGLRVEFTFRKMHEGAGFHNYYWKVRPIQS; encoded by the coding sequence ATGTCAGGCATCACAGCCATCGGCGCATATATCCCTTGGTACCGCCTGCCCCGGCAGGCCTTCGCCCAGGCCTGGGGCTCGGGCGGCGGCGCAGGCGAGCGGGCAGTGGCGAACCACGATGAAGATACGATGACCCTGGCGGTCAACGCCGTCGTTGACCTCCTCAACGCCTCAGGCCGAGAAGGCATAGACGCCATCTACTTCGCCTCCACCACGGCCTCCTACCGCGAAAAGATGTCGGCCTCCCTCATCGCCGCCGCGGCCGATTTCCCCGCCACCGTCCGCACCGCCGATTTCGGCAACTCCATCCGCTCCGGCGCCAACGCCCTTATGGCGGCCCTAGATGCCGTGAACGCGGGCTCCGCCCGAAGCGTCCTCGTCGTCGCCTCTGATATGCGGCGCGGCTACCCCAAGTCGGACCAGGAGTCCACCTTCGGTGATGCCGCGGCGGCCTTCCTCATCGGCAAGACGAACGTCGCGGTGGAGATCGTCGGCCACGTCAGCCTCTCGAATGAAGTGGCCGATGTCTGGCGTCGCGATGCGGACTCCTTTGTCCGCACCTGGGAAGATCGCTTCGTCGTCCAGCACGGCTATGAGGAGTGGACCAAGAAGGCCGTTAAGGCCCTGTTGGATAAGACCAAGGTTGCTCCTTCCCAGATCACCAAGGCCGTCGTCTACACGCCCGATGCGCGGAGCCACCAGGGCATGGTGCGCACCTTGGGCTTTGACCCTGCGAAGCAGGCCCAGGACCCCATGATTGGCACAGTGGGCAATACCGGCGCGGCCCACGCCCTGCTGATGCTTGTGGCGGCGCTCGAAGAGGCCAAGAACGGCGATAAGATTCTCGTCGCCAGCTACGGCGATGGGGCGGACGCTTTCCTCCTGCAGGTGCACGCCACGCCCAAAAAGGCAAAGGCCGTCAGCGGCCATCTGAAGTATAAGAAGACCCTCCCCTCCTACGATAAGATGCTCGCCTTCCGCGGCATTCTGCAGACCAACCCGGAACAGCCCTTGCGCGTGGAGCCTTGGGCCGCCTCCACCACCTCCTGGCGCGACCAAGCGGAAACCCTCCGGCTCCACGGCAGCAAGTGCAACAAGTGCGGCACCGTCCATCACCCTATCCAAAAGATCTGCTACACCTGCCGCGCCAAGGACGATTTCACAGAGGTCCGCCTCTACGATAAGCCCGGCGATATCTACTCCTTCACCCGGGATAACCTTGCCGGGGGCCTGGAGCCGCCAACTGTCAACTGCGTCGTGGAGTCCGATGAAGGGAAGTGCCGCATCTTCACCATGGGCACTGACCTAGACGCCATGTCGGCTAAAGTCGGCCTCCGTGTGGAGTTCACCTTCCGAAAGATGCATGAAGGCGCAGGTTTTCATAATTACTACTGGAAGGTTCGGCCCATCCAGAGCTAG
- a CDS encoding LLM class flavin-dependent oxidoreductase, with protein sequence MRFSTFNLFQQIGKISEPEVFAQGIEQIILSERLGFHQAWIGEHHFHGYAIAADPLLVAGHIAARTKRLRLGIAATILPLHNPVLLAEQASLVDILSGGRLDLGLARGYAPMEFAGLGVPLKDLYDRFDENLAILQMALTERTIAYTGKFHNIPEVHLLPGPLQRPHPPIYLAISGQLDSFRDAARRGLPVLIGAADAQTTREREKAYREAAAAAGHSPAKVQALIRATGSMCRVYVARTDEEAWKDANPSIERFAVSLMEHSMPVHPSLYTEAEFAEHAGRARAMAERTRENERPGGRAIIGSPKTCLAKVRELKRLGVRNLICWMNFGGLPHEKIVRSMRLFSREVMAKV encoded by the coding sequence GTGCGGTTTTCCACCTTCAACCTCTTTCAGCAGATCGGCAAGATATCCGAGCCGGAGGTCTTTGCCCAGGGGATCGAGCAGATCATCCTCTCGGAGCGTCTGGGCTTTCACCAAGCGTGGATAGGCGAGCACCACTTCCATGGGTATGCCATCGCCGCTGACCCATTACTGGTCGCGGGGCACATCGCCGCAAGGACGAAGCGGCTCCGGCTGGGCATCGCCGCCACCATCCTGCCGCTTCACAACCCTGTCCTTCTTGCGGAGCAGGCATCGCTCGTGGATATCCTGAGCGGCGGCCGCCTGGACTTAGGGCTGGCCCGGGGTTATGCGCCCATGGAGTTCGCCGGCCTTGGTGTTCCGCTCAAAGATCTCTATGACCGCTTCGATGAAAACCTGGCGATCTTGCAGATGGCGCTCACGGAGCGAACCATCGCATATACGGGCAAGTTCCACAATATCCCGGAGGTGCATCTGCTTCCAGGGCCGCTGCAGCGGCCCCACCCGCCCATCTACCTTGCCATCAGCGGCCAGCTGGACTCCTTTCGGGACGCGGCCAGGCGCGGCTTGCCGGTGCTCATCGGCGCGGCTGACGCCCAGACGACGCGCGAACGGGAGAAGGCCTACCGCGAGGCTGCCGCAGCCGCAGGGCACAGCCCGGCGAAGGTGCAGGCGCTCATACGGGCCACAGGCTCCATGTGCCGCGTCTACGTGGCGAGGACGGACGAGGAGGCATGGAAGGATGCAAACCCATCCATCGAGCGGTTCGCGGTGAGCCTGATGGAGCACTCGATGCCGGTACACCCATCCTTATATACCGAGGCGGAGTTCGCAGAGCATGCGGGGCGCGCCCGGGCGATGGCCGAGCGGACCCGCGAGAACGAGCGCCCCGGCGGACGGGCAATCATCGGCAGTCCAAAGACCTGCCTCGCGAAGGTACGGGAGCTGAAACGGCTGGGCGTCCGGAACCTGATCTGCTGGATGAACTTCGGCGGCTTGCCGCATGAGAAGATCGTCCGATCCATGAGGCTCTTTAGCCGGGAGGTTATGGCAAAGGTATGA
- a CDS encoding VOC family protein, whose amino-acid sequence MTNLVQKFNHIGHCVGDLEKTQKFYTECLEFKHDRDLTVEGDSPAKLLRLKTPMKLKAVYLVREGFVLELLHYPTGTAPRQRRVMNEPGLTHISLNVTNMAEILKRVPTYGGKVLEDTNLGAAAFIEDPEGQLIELIQAR is encoded by the coding sequence ATGACGAACCTGGTTCAGAAGTTCAACCACATCGGCCATTGCGTGGGTGACCTGGAGAAGACGCAGAAGTTCTATACGGAGTGCCTTGAGTTCAAGCACGACCGCGATCTGACGGTTGAGGGCGATTCCCCAGCCAAGCTCCTGCGCCTCAAGACGCCCATGAAGCTGAAGGCCGTCTACCTGGTCCGTGAGGGGTTTGTGCTGGAGCTCCTCCACTACCCCACAGGCACGGCTCCACGCCAGCGCCGGGTGATGAACGAGCCGGGGCTGACGCACATCTCGCTCAATGTGACGAATATGGCGGAGATCCTCAAGCGGGTGCCCACATACGGCGGCAAGGTGCTGGAGGATACGAACCTCGGCGCGGCGGCGTTCATCGAAGACCCGGAAGGCCAGCTCATCGAACTCATCCAGGCGCGATAA